One Ricinus communis isolate WT05 ecotype wild-type chromosome 7, ASM1957865v1, whole genome shotgun sequence genomic region harbors:
- the LOC8285632 gene encoding probable esterase KAI2, producing the protein MGIVEEAHNVKILGTGEQVIVLAHGFGTDQSVWKHLVPHLIDDFKVVLFDNMGAGTTNPDYFDFERYAGLEGYAYDLLAILEELQVESCVFVGHSVSAMVGVVASISRPDLFTKIVMISASPRYLNDVDYYGGFEQEDLNQLFEAMEANYKAWCSGFAPLAVGGDMDSVAVQEFSRTLFNMRPDIALSVAQTIFQSDMRSILHMVSVPCHIVQSGKDLAVPVVVSEYLHQNLGSESIAEVMSTDGHLPQLSSPDVVIPVLLRHIRHNITA; encoded by the exons ATGGGTATAGTAGAAGAGGCACACAACGTCAAGATCCTTGGAACAGGAGAGCAAGTGATAGTTCTGGCACATGGATTTGGCACTGATCAGTCTGTCTGGAAACACCTCGTGCCTCATCTTATTGATGATTTTAAGGTCGTTTTGTTTGATAATATGGGTGCTGGCACTACAAATCCAGATTACTTCGATTTTGAGAGATACGCTGGTCTTGAAGGGTATGCTTATGATTTACTTGCCATTTTAGAGGAATTGCAAGTTGAATCATGTGTCTTTGTTGGGCATTCTGTTTCTGCTATGGTCGGTGTTGTTGCTTCCATTAGTCGCCCTGATCTCTTCACTAAAATCGTTATGATCTCTGCTTCTCCAAG gtatTTGAATGACGTGGATTATTATGGAGGATTTGAGCAAGAAGATTTAAACCAACTATTTGAAGCTATGGAAGCTAATTATAAGGCATGGTGCTCAGGATTCGCCCCACTAGCAGTCGGTGGCGACATGGATTCAGTGGCGGTACAAGAATTTAGCCGCACCCTTTTCAACATGAGACCGGACATAGCTCTAAGTGTGGCACAAACCATATTCCAAAGTGACATGAGGTCAATTCTACATATGGTCTCAGTGCCTTGTCACATTGTACAGAGCGGCAAGGATTTGGCTGTCCCGGTGGTTGTCTCCGAATATTTGCATCAAAACCTTGGCAGCGAGTCCATCGCCGAGGTCATGTCAACCGACGGTCACTTGCCTCAACTGAGCTCTCCAGATGTCGTAATTCCGGTGCTTCTGAGGCACATTCGTCACAACATTACTGCTTGA
- the LOC8285635 gene encoding probable esterase D14L isoform X2 — protein MALVRINLSGSTWYRTFLKIIGLFYLTIWVLVLPIQIILTLKDTQLLKDLFVMFLPFWKNYRSSLASWLDTAFLPWLVLLPRSIAPIFSLNSSCSAPLQGGFNQEDLDQMFEGMCSTYEAWCSGFAPTVVGGDMDSVAVQDFSRTLFNMRPDISLSIAKMMFLFDMRHILPMVTIPCHILQSFNDAAVPVAVSDYLHQNLGGPSIIEVMPTEGHLPQLKSPGIVVPVILKHIHLKLTE, from the exons ATGGCTTTGGTACGGATAAATCTGTCTGGAAGTACTTGGTACCGCACCTTCTTGAAGATTATCGGGTTGTTTTATTTGACAATATGGGTGCTGGTACTACCAATCCAGATTATTTTGACTTTGAAAGATACTCAACTATTGAAGGATTTGTTTGTGATGTTCTTGCCATTTTGGAAGAATTACAGGTCAAGTCTTGCATCATGGTTGGACACTGCTTTTCTGCCATGGTTGGTGCTATTGCCTCGATCTATCGCCCCGATCTTTTCTCTAAACTCATCATGCTCTGCGCCACTCCAAG GTGGATTCAATCAAGAAGACCTAGACCAAATGTTTGAAGGAATGTGTTCCACTTACGAGGCATGGTGCTCAGGGTTCGCACCAACGGTAGTAGGTGGCGACATGGACTCAGTAGCTGTGCAAGACTTTTCACGGACCTTATTTAATATGAGGCCTGACATAAGCTTAAGCATAGCTAAGATGATGTTCCTATTTGACATGCGACATATTCTACCCATGGTTACTATACCTTGTCACATTCTTCAAAGCTTCAATGACGCGGCAGTACCGGTGGCTGTGTCTGACTATCTGCATCAAAATCTTGGAGGCCCATCCATTATTGAGGTCATGCCTACCGAAGGTCACCTGCCACAATTGAAGTCTCCTGGCATTGTAGTCCCTGTTATTCTCAAACACATCCATCTTAAACTAACCGAGTGA
- the LOC8285635 gene encoding probable esterase D14L isoform X1 — protein MGIVEAHNVEVLGSGKQVIVLAHGFGTDKSVWKYLVPHLLEDYRVVLFDNMGAGTTNPDYFDFERYSTIEGFVCDVLAILEELQVKSCIMVGHCFSAMVGAIASIYRPDLFSKLIMLCATPRLLHDKNYIGGFNQEDLDQMFEGMCSTYEAWCSGFAPTVVGGDMDSVAVQDFSRTLFNMRPDISLSIAKMMFLFDMRHILPMVTIPCHILQSFNDAAVPVAVSDYLHQNLGGPSIIEVMPTEGHLPQLKSPGIVVPVILKHIHLKLTE, from the exons ATGGGGATAGTAGAAGCACACAACGTGGAAGTTTTAGGCTCGGGAAAGCAAGTTATAGTTCTAGCTCATGGCTTTGGTACGGATAAATCTGTCTGGAAGTACTTGGTACCGCACCTTCTTGAAGATTATCGGGTTGTTTTATTTGACAATATGGGTGCTGGTACTACCAATCCAGATTATTTTGACTTTGAAAGATACTCAACTATTGAAGGATTTGTTTGTGATGTTCTTGCCATTTTGGAAGAATTACAGGTCAAGTCTTGCATCATGGTTGGACACTGCTTTTCTGCCATGGTTGGTGCTATTGCCTCGATCTATCGCCCCGATCTTTTCTCTAAACTCATCATGCTCTGCGCCACTCCAAG GTTATTACatgataaaaattacataGGTGGATTCAATCAAGAAGACCTAGACCAAATGTTTGAAGGAATGTGTTCCACTTACGAGGCATGGTGCTCAGGGTTCGCACCAACGGTAGTAGGTGGCGACATGGACTCAGTAGCTGTGCAAGACTTTTCACGGACCTTATTTAATATGAGGCCTGACATAAGCTTAAGCATAGCTAAGATGATGTTCCTATTTGACATGCGACATATTCTACCCATGGTTACTATACCTTGTCACATTCTTCAAAGCTTCAATGACGCGGCAGTACCGGTGGCTGTGTCTGACTATCTGCATCAAAATCTTGGAGGCCCATCCATTATTGAGGTCATGCCTACCGAAGGTCACCTGCCACAATTGAAGTCTCCTGGCATTGTAGTCCCTGTTATTCTCAAACACATCCATCTTAAACTAACCGAGTGA